The Flavobacterium sp. 102 genomic interval AGAAGAAATTCGCGGTCGTTCTTTCAAGAAGATTTTAGAGAACCGAGCTAAAAAGTAGCTTTCTACACCGGATCGGATTTAAAATCCGGTCCGGTTTATGAGCGCTTCAAATTAGAACACCACTTTCCTAAGTTAAAATAGCACAATCCTTATCAAGAATCGCACAATCCTTATCAAGAATCGCACAATTCTTATCGAGAATCGTGCAATCCTTATCAAGAATCGCACAATTCTTATCGAGAATCGTGCAATCCTTATCAAGAATCGCACAATCCTTATCGAGAATTGTACAATCCTAAGTTGGCGCACCGCCGAAATTTATCAGGGAGGCTTTTTTTAAAGATAAGTTTTAAGTAATTAACAGTCATGCTGTTAATAAGTTTATAAAGAATCGAAAAATCAGGATTCCCTTTTTCTTAAATTTAGGATAATTAACCCATCATGACTTGTGTGATGAAAAACTAAACTTATGAGAAAACTATTTGCAGAATTTTTTGGTACCTACTGGCTTGTTTTTGGCGGTTGTGGTAGTGCTTTGTTTGCCGCGGGATTTCCAGATTTGGGGATTGGCTTTGCCGGTGTTTCATTAGCTTTTGGATTAACCGTTTTGACGATGGCTTATGCTGTAGGTCATATATCGGGTGGCCATTTTAATCCGGCGGTATCTTTCGGGCTTTGGGCTAGTGGCCGATTTTCGGGTAAAGATTTATTGCCTTATATCGTTTCACAATGTTTGGGCGGAATTGCCGCAGCAGGAACTTTGTTATTCATCCTTTCAGGCAAAGAAGGATTCGCTATTGACAATACTAAAGCGGGTGCTTTTGCCACCAATGGTTATGGGGCTTTTTCTCCTGATGGTTATTCCGTAGGTTCAGCATTTGTAGCAGAATTTATTTTGACGATGTTTTTCGTACTCATTATTGTTGGCGCTACAGACAAATTGGCTAACGGAAAGTTTGCCGGCGTTGCTATAGGTTTGGCATTAACTTTAATCCATTTAATCAGTATTCCAATCACCAATACTTCTGTTAATCCTGCGCGTTCTACTTCGCAGGCGGTTTTTGCACAAGGAGAATCTTTATCCCAATTGTGGTTGTTTTGGGTTGCACCAATTGCCGGTGCCTTGGTTGGAGGATTTATTTATAAATTGTTTTTAGACAAAAAAGAAGATTTATAGTTTTAACTTAGTTTAAAATCAGTAAAGAGAAAAGGATGAAGTTATTTGTTCTTTTCTCTTTATTTTTGTGGAATGAACTCGCTTTTCCCAAAAGAAAAAATTGCTTTCAATCTTCCCGATGCTGAAATAGAATACTATTCAAGTTTCTTTGATTCGGCTCGTGCCAATGAACTTTTTGAGAAATTAAAATCAGAGATTCCTTGGCAACAAGACAATATTACGGTATTTGGCAAAACCCATCCACAACCGCGATTGACGGCGCTTTTTGGGAATGAAGGCAAGCCTTATGGTTACTCGAATATTGTGATGCAACCGCATCATTGGAACCCGTTATTGATGTTTATTAAGGACGAAGTTGAATCTGTTTGCCAAGAAAATTTCACTACAGTTTTACTCAATTATTATCGCAATGGGAAAGACAGTAATGGTTGGCACGCCGATAATGAAAAAGAGTTGGGTAGAAATCCTATTATTGCTTCGGTCAGTTTTGGTGCTGAGCGACCTTTTCATTTGCAACACAATACGATTAAGGAGCAAAAGACAAAAATCAATTTGGAGCATGGAAGTTTACTGATTATGAAAGGCACGACGCAGCATTTTTGGAAACACCAAATTCCGAAAACGGCTAAAGAAATAGGTTCCCGAATCAATCTTACTTTTCGCATCATCAAGTAATTCTCTATTTTATTATATTTGATAAAAAACAATTCGATGAACGATATCATTCAATATTTCGAAAGCATTCCGTCTTCGCACAGGGCGTTGATTTTAGCCGGTGGGATTGCTTTGTTTTGGTTAATCGAAAGCGCTGTTCCCTTTGTAAAATTTGGTTACAACAAAGTACAGCACGCGGGAATCAATATCTTTTTTACTGTTACGACGATTATAGTTAATTTTTGTTTGGCTGTAATTTTAGTCAACACCGCGCAATGGACAGTCGAGCACAAGTTTGGTTTATTGAATTGGCTACCTGAAATGAATATCTGGTTGTTTGCGATTGTTGGTTTGTTGCTTTTGGATTTGATTGGTGCCTATTTAGCGCATTTGGTGGAACATAAAGTCAAGGTTTTATGGCGATTTCATTTGATTCATCATACCGATACTTGGATTGATACGACTTCAGGAAACCGTCATCATCCGGGCGAGAGTGTGATACGATTTGTTTTTACGACTATGGGCGTTTTAATTGTGGGTAGCCCTATGTGGATGGTTTTTTTGTACCAAACTTTATCGGTTGTGGCTACGCAATTTACCCACGCAAATATTGCTTTGCCAAAGCAATTGGATAAAGTGATGAGCTATTTTTTGGTTTCACCTGACATGCATAAAGTGCATCACCATTACGTTTTGCCTTATACTGATAGTAATTACGGGAATATATTTTCGATTTGGGACAGACTTTTTGGCACATTTAAAACGTTAGAGAGAGAAAAAATAGTTTACGGCGTTGATACACACATGAAGCCTGAAGAGCACAATGATTTAAAGAATTTGTTGTCGATTCCTTTTCAAAAACACCGTTCGCCAAATAGTGAGAGTTAAAAAAAACACTAGTCAGATTGAAAACTAATTATTTTTTTTATTAATATTGATTAGAAATTTATCAGTTGGAATCTATTTTTAAATAATGCTTTTACAGAAATGAAAAAAAGTAAGCTTGCAGACTTTGACAACGAGCAAATAGAAAGAGTTGTCAGCATGGCTCAAGAGGAAAAAAAGCCTTTTGAAGTAATAAAAGAAGAATTTGGCCTTACCGAAAACGAAGTAACCGAATTAATGCGTAAACGTTTATCGAAAGATAATTTTGAGCTTTGGAAGAAAAAAGCGGCGGGAAGCAAGCCAAAACCAAAACCAATTATTGACGATTTCGATGATGATTTAGAAGGTAAATATTATATCAAAAATAAATTTGACTAAAACTTTAACTCTTGTTCAACAAGAGTTTTTTTATTTACTGCTATTCCCTTTATTCTAGTCGTTATTTTCATTACCGACTTAATTTTAGTTAATCAATGCTAAAAATGTTAAAATCGATTGTAACTATTACTTACATTTGGTGTCTTATCCAAAAAAAAATTGACTATGAAAAAACTAATTCTAAGTGCTATTGTAACCTTGTCGGTTTTCAATTTTAATGCCGTTGCACAAAAGAAATCCACTACTGTTCAAGAGATAAAAGTTGCTATCGATTTAAATCAAGTTAAAGAGGATAAAGTGATGGTAACCATTACGCCACCAAGTTTTACATCTGCTGAGGTTGTTTTCCATATTCCAAAAACAGTTCCGGGAACGTATTTTTCGGACAATTATGGGAAATTACTAGTTGATTTAAAAGCTTTGGACAAAAGCGGGAATGAGTTAACGGTAACTAAAACCGATGACAATTCTTGGAAAATCAGTAATGCTAAGGCTTTGGCAAAAGTTACTTATTGGGTAAATGATACATATGATACGGAAACCGGAAGAGGTTTTGGGAAAGATGAAATTTTTTCACCTGCCGGAACCAATATCGATGAAGGCAAGAATTTCATGTTGAACAATCATGGATTTATTGGCTATTTTGATGATAAATTAGAAATCCCTTATAATGTAACGATAACACATCCGGCAACACTTTTTGGCTCCACTTCTTTGGTAGATCTTAACAAAAGTGATACCGTTGATAATTTTGTAACCAAAAGATATTTTGAATTGGTAGACAATCCAATTATGTATTCAAAACCCGACTACATTACTTTTAAGGTAGACGGAATGGAGATTTTATTCAGTGTATATTCTCCCAATGGATCACACACAGCCAAATCACTTTTGGCCGATTTAGAAAAAACCATGCGTGCTCAGAAGGCTTTTTTGGGACCCATCAATAACAACAAAAAATACACCGTTCTTTTGTACTTATCGGATATGCAAAAAGCCGATGCGAAAGGTTTTGGCGCTTTAGAACACCATACATCAACTACCGTAGTTTTTCCTGAAATGATGCCGGCTGCAGCATTGGGAGAGCAAATTAAGGATGTAGTTTCTCATGAGTTTTTCCATATCGTAACCCCATTGAGTATTCATTCTAAAGAGATTCAGTATTTTGATTACAATAACCCAAAAATGTCAAAACATTTGTGGATGTATGAAGGCGTAACCGAATATTTTGCGAATTTGTTCCAAATCAATCAAGGGTTAATTGATTCGGATGAATTTTATCAAAGAATGGTTGGGAAAATCAACAACGCTTCGAGTTTAAATGATACTATGCCATTTACTGAAATGAGTGCTAATGTATTGGTTCCGCCATACAAAGACCAATATTTGAATGTATATGAAAAAGGAGCTTTAATCGGAATGTGTATTGATATTATCATTCGTGAAAAGAGTAATGGACAAAGAGGCATTTTAGATTTGATGCAAAAATTGTCTAAAAAATACGGTGCGGAAAAACCATTCAATGATGAAGATCTTTTTGCTGAAATTACGTCGTTGACGTATCCTGAAGTAGGAGAGTTTTTAAATACTTACGTTGCCGGTCCAACACCGATTCCATACGATGTTTATTTTGCTAAAGTTGGCGTAGGCAAAGCCAAAATGAGTGTTCCAATGAACCCGTTTTTGAAAGACCAATCAACGCCATATATCACAGTTGATGGGAAAACTAAGGAAATCATGGTATTGCCAAGTACAGAACTGAATGAATTCATGAAAGGTTTAGGCATGCAAGGTGGCGATATTATTGTAGCTGTCAATGATAAAGCTTACAATTTAGATAACATTTATGATATGATTATGGAAAGCCAAAGCTGGAAAGTAGATGACGACATAACTGTAAAAATCAAACGTGACGGAAAAGAGCAAACCATCAAAGGCAAAGTAAAATTGTCTATGGAAGAAGTAGAAGGTTACGGACTTATCGATACTTCGAAAGAGCCTTTAAACAAAGCTTGGTTGAAAGGATAATACCAATAATTTTATAATTCAAATCCTCAATTTGTGAATCAGATTGAGGATTTTTTAGTATTATTGCCACTCGAGACCGTTAGGTCGAATTGAATGTAGTTAAAATTTGTAACAGATTTAAAATATCAGAGTATCACTCAGTATAAACCGAATGTTCGTCGGACATTCTCCTCTTAATATCAAACATGCAAAAATCATTTCTCACCTCATTATCAGTATTAATTTTAGTTTGCTTTGCCGGTTCGCTTACGCTCGAGTCTTGTTCAGAAAAAAAATCGGAGAAGAATTTTGTGCTAAATGGAAATATCAAAGGCTTAAAAAGCGGAACGCTATACATTCAAAGAATAAAAGATACCCTTTTAGTGCCAATCGATACTATTAAAATTGACGGTGATTCCCATTTTGTAAGTGAATTTGATTTACAATCTCCAGAGATGTTATACTTGTTTTTAGATAGAGGTGTGACCAATTCTTTAGACAACAATATTTCTTTTTTTGCTGAAAAAGGCACCATGAATATTGAAACTACGCTTGATTTTTTTACTGCGGATGCTAAAATTACCGGTTCAAAAAATCAGGAGTTATATGATGACTATAGAAAAGTAATGGCCAGGTATGTCAATCAAGATATGGATTTGATTGAAAAAAAATTCAAGGCCTTTAAAGACGGAAAACTTGATGAAGTAAGCAAAATGGAAGAAGAGCAAAAGAGTATTTTAAAAAGAAAATATCTGTACACCACAAATTTCGCTGTAAATCATTCCGATTATGAAGTTGCGCCTTATGTGGCTTTGGCAAACATTTACGATATCAATTTGAAATATTTGGATACTATTCAAAAAACAATGTCACCTAAAGTGGCAAAATCGCTTTACGGTAAAAAGTTTAACGATTTTATCGCTGAAAGAAAAAAGGCTGAAAAATAAGCTTATTATCTTTTCATAGCAAAATGTCCTTTATGGATTTTTCCATC includes:
- the aqpZ gene encoding aquaporin Z, whose translation is MRKLFAEFFGTYWLVFGGCGSALFAAGFPDLGIGFAGVSLAFGLTVLTMAYAVGHISGGHFNPAVSFGLWASGRFSGKDLLPYIVSQCLGGIAAAGTLLFILSGKEGFAIDNTKAGAFATNGYGAFSPDGYSVGSAFVAEFILTMFFVLIIVGATDKLANGKFAGVAIGLALTLIHLISIPITNTSVNPARSTSQAVFAQGESLSQLWLFWVAPIAGALVGGFIYKLFLDKKEDL
- a CDS encoding TIGR03643 family protein, whose translation is MKKSKLADFDNEQIERVVSMAQEEKKPFEVIKEEFGLTENEVTELMRKRLSKDNFELWKKKAAGSKPKPKPIIDDFDDDLEGKYYIKNKFD
- a CDS encoding DUF4369 domain-containing protein — its product is MQKSFLTSLSVLILVCFAGSLTLESCSEKKSEKNFVLNGNIKGLKSGTLYIQRIKDTLLVPIDTIKIDGDSHFVSEFDLQSPEMLYLFLDRGVTNSLDNNISFFAEKGTMNIETTLDFFTADAKITGSKNQELYDDYRKVMARYVNQDMDLIEKKFKAFKDGKLDEVSKMEEEQKSILKRKYLYTTNFAVNHSDYEVAPYVALANIYDINLKYLDTIQKTMSPKVAKSLYGKKFNDFIAERKKAEK
- a CDS encoding sterol desaturase family protein → MNDIIQYFESIPSSHRALILAGGIALFWLIESAVPFVKFGYNKVQHAGINIFFTVTTIIVNFCLAVILVNTAQWTVEHKFGLLNWLPEMNIWLFAIVGLLLLDLIGAYLAHLVEHKVKVLWRFHLIHHTDTWIDTTSGNRHHPGESVIRFVFTTMGVLIVGSPMWMVFLYQTLSVVATQFTHANIALPKQLDKVMSYFLVSPDMHKVHHHYVLPYTDSNYGNIFSIWDRLFGTFKTLEREKIVYGVDTHMKPEEHNDLKNLLSIPFQKHRSPNSES
- a CDS encoding alpha-ketoglutarate-dependent dioxygenase AlkB, whose amino-acid sequence is MNSLFPKEKIAFNLPDAEIEYYSSFFDSARANELFEKLKSEIPWQQDNITVFGKTHPQPRLTALFGNEGKPYGYSNIVMQPHHWNPLLMFIKDEVESVCQENFTTVLLNYYRNGKDSNGWHADNEKELGRNPIIASVSFGAERPFHLQHNTIKEQKTKINLEHGSLLIMKGTTQHFWKHQIPKTAKEIGSRINLTFRIIK
- a CDS encoding peptidase M61, coding for MKKLILSAIVTLSVFNFNAVAQKKSTTVQEIKVAIDLNQVKEDKVMVTITPPSFTSAEVVFHIPKTVPGTYFSDNYGKLLVDLKALDKSGNELTVTKTDDNSWKISNAKALAKVTYWVNDTYDTETGRGFGKDEIFSPAGTNIDEGKNFMLNNHGFIGYFDDKLEIPYNVTITHPATLFGSTSLVDLNKSDTVDNFVTKRYFELVDNPIMYSKPDYITFKVDGMEILFSVYSPNGSHTAKSLLADLEKTMRAQKAFLGPINNNKKYTVLLYLSDMQKADAKGFGALEHHTSTTVVFPEMMPAAALGEQIKDVVSHEFFHIVTPLSIHSKEIQYFDYNNPKMSKHLWMYEGVTEYFANLFQINQGLIDSDEFYQRMVGKINNASSLNDTMPFTEMSANVLVPPYKDQYLNVYEKGALIGMCIDIIIREKSNGQRGILDLMQKLSKKYGAEKPFNDEDLFAEITSLTYPEVGEFLNTYVAGPTPIPYDVYFAKVGVGKAKMSVPMNPFLKDQSTPYITVDGKTKEIMVLPSTELNEFMKGLGMQGGDIIVAVNDKAYNLDNIYDMIMESQSWKVDDDITVKIKRDGKEQTIKGKVKLSMEEVEGYGLIDTSKEPLNKAWLKG